A genomic segment from Limosilactobacillus sp. encodes:
- a CDS encoding APC family permease has protein sequence MSFWKTITRKEDPRVYANKDGHLVRSLRVRDFLALGVGTIVSTSIFTLPGEVAAMHTGPAVSISFLVAAIVAGLVAFAYAEMAAAMPFAGSAYSWINVVFGEFFGWVAGWALLAEYFIALAFVGSGLSANFRALIAPLGWKLPASLSNAFGTDGGVVDLISVVVIAAVALLISFGVSRAARVENILVVLKVFAVLLFIVVGLFALHAANYVPFIPKYRQTANGAFGGWQGIYAGVSMIFLSYIGFDSIAANSAEAINPQKTMPRGILGSLAIAVVLFVAVSLVLVGMLPYQKYANSAEPVGLALRAAGHGGVATVVQSIAVVGMFTALIGMSMAGSRLIYSFGRDGMLPKWLGGLDKNQRPNRALWTLTLGGILIGAFFPFSFLSQLISAGTLIAFMFVSLGIYALRKREGKDIPDPAFKVPFYPVLPALGFLASLFVFLGLDYEAKLYAGIWFLVGLVIYFAYGMKHSYLSKKEANEDGQTK, from the coding sequence ATGAGTTTTTGGAAAACGATCACGCGTAAAGAAGATCCGCGTGTTTATGCAAACAAAGACGGCCACTTGGTCCGATCACTGCGGGTGCGTGACTTTCTAGCACTGGGTGTCGGAACCATTGTGTCGACCTCAATTTTCACTCTTCCCGGTGAAGTTGCGGCAATGCATACCGGACCAGCGGTTTCAATTTCGTTCCTGGTCGCGGCCATTGTTGCCGGTCTGGTGGCCTTTGCCTACGCCGAGATGGCGGCGGCAATGCCCTTTGCTGGTTCGGCTTATTCCTGGATTAACGTTGTCTTTGGTGAATTCTTCGGTTGGGTGGCCGGCTGGGCCCTCTTGGCCGAGTACTTTATCGCCCTGGCCTTCGTTGGCTCCGGGCTCTCGGCCAACTTTCGGGCATTGATCGCCCCGCTCGGCTGGAAGCTGCCGGCTTCACTTTCCAACGCCTTTGGGACCGACGGCGGGGTAGTTGACCTGATCTCCGTGGTCGTCATTGCCGCGGTCGCCCTCCTGATTTCCTTCGGGGTGTCCCGGGCGGCCCGGGTGGAAAACATCCTGGTGGTCTTGAAGGTCTTCGCCGTCCTGCTCTTCATCGTGGTCGGCCTTTTCGCCCTGCACGCCGCTAACTACGTGCCGTTTATTCCAAAATACCGTCAAACAGCTAACGGGGCCTTTGGTGGCTGGCAGGGGATCTACGCCGGTGTCTCAATGATTTTCTTATCATACATCGGTTTTGACTCCATCGCTGCCAACTCAGCCGAAGCGATCAACCCGCAAAAGACGATGCCACGGGGAATCCTGGGTTCTCTGGCCATCGCCGTGGTTCTCTTCGTCGCCGTTAGCCTCGTCCTCGTCGGCATGCTGCCATACCAAAAGTACGCCAACAGCGCCGAACCAGTCGGCCTGGCACTGCGGGCAGCCGGTCACGGTGGCGTGGCAACCGTCGTTCAGAGCATCGCCGTCGTGGGGATGTTTACCGCTTTGATCGGGATGAGCATGGCCGGTTCCCGGCTGATCTACTCCTTCGGTCGTGACGGGATGCTGCCGAAGTGGCTCGGTGGCCTGGACAAGAACCAGCGGCCAAACCGCGCACTGTGGACCCTGACGCTTGGGGGGATCCTCATCGGGGCCTTCTTCCCATTCTCCTTCCTGTCCCAGCTGATTTCTGCCGGGACCCTGATCGCCTTCATGTTTGTTTCCCTCGGTATTTACGCCCTGCGGAAGCGTGAAGGTAAGGACATTCCGGACCCGGCCTTTAAGGTGCCGTTCTACCCGGTTCTGCCTGCCTTAGGCTTCTTGGCTTCCTTATTCGTCTTCCTCGGATTGGATTACGAGGCCAAGCTCTACGCCGGGATCTGGTTCTTAGTCGGTCTGGTAATTTACTTTGCATACGGTATGAAGCACTCCTACTTAAGTAAAAAGGAAGCGAATGAGGATGGACAAACCAAGTAA